A single Limanda limanda chromosome 19, fLimLim1.1, whole genome shotgun sequence DNA region contains:
- the LOC133025775 gene encoding hepatic lectin-like, with translation MRPECGAVVPGAPPPGVSSGCSSVHGSSLMSLRLHVRTDSGCEPPPPRAHLAPASDTELCGDPGEENRPLAASLATPSTDEPDYTNVNYSETQRPASSRRSGVTWERVALLVLSVLLAAALTALGVTLYENTQTKKSLQKLQDECEAKHLSDETCPRCEDGWEPHGGKCYFFSWVTSSWNKSRKQCTSMSGDLVVINNREEQRFLQSTLMEKMDERSDKFWIGLTDSKKEDEWLWVDNTRLDPNLTFWREGEPDNWAWDNPDGQDCVRMGEKDGATNLKSWDDKYCKWPQKYICEKPEKA, from the exons ATGCGGCCGGAGTGTGGGGCTGTGGTCCCGGGAGCCCCG CCTCCGGGTGTCTCCTCCGGCTGCTCGTCCGTCCACGGCTCGTCTTTAATGTCGCTCCGCCTCCATGTGAGGACCGACTCGGGCTGCGAGCCGCCGCCGCCCAGGGCTCACCTCGCTCCGGCCTCTGACACAGAACTCTGCGGGGATCCAGGGGAGGAGAACCGGCcgttagctgctagct tggccACACCCTCTACAGATGAACCCGATTATACCAACGTCAATTACTCAGAAACTCAGCGACCTG CATCAAGCAGGCGATCGGGGGTCACATGGGAGCGAGTGGCCCTGCTGGTCCTCAGTGTTCTCCTGGCAGCTGCCCTCACAGCTCTTGGTGTAACCC TTTATGAAAATACTCAAACCAAGAAGAGTCTCCAAAAGCTTCAAGATGAATGTGAAGCAAAACATCTCTCAG ATGAAACATGTCCGAGGTGTGAGGACGGCTGGGAGCCACATGGAGGAAAGTGCTACTTCTTCTCCTGGGTTACTTCATCCTGGAATAAGAGTAGAAAACAATGCACATCAATGAGTGGAGACCTGGTTGTGataaacaacagagaggagcag AGATTCCTGCAGTCTACACTGATGGAAAAAATGGACGAACGTTCTGACAAGTTCTGGATCGGACTGACAGACTCAAAGAAAGAGGATGAATGGCTTTGGGTGGACAACACACGACTGGATCCAAA TTTGACGTTTTGGCGTGAGGGCGAGCCAGACAACTGGGCATGGGATAATCCTGATGGACAGGACTGTGTGAGGATGGGGGAGAAAGACGGAGCCACGAACCTGAAGTCCTGGGACGATAAATACTGCAAATGGcctcaaaaatatatttgtgagaAACCAGAAAAAGCATGA